Proteins encoded by one window of Nocardia goodfellowii:
- a CDS encoding TIGR02678 family protein: MSELANQLVIAEREEITRGVRHLLADPLVTERTAPEIFDIIRRRRDPIVRWFDYYCGWVLTVEPRLGYARLAKVRPVLDPTRPARRIRSTRAEFDRRRYVLLCVVAAELLAAPVTTIGLLAAKIRAATAEDPMLTNFDSSSRSERMAFVDVVRLLESFGVLDAVDGLAEAYVESDTAKVLFRVDTTLLLRLLATPVGPSQLGVPAAEVPLRFDGVLSELTRERRYGLASSLSGKHADSSAVSEVQRNLWLRHSVFRRLVDDPVVYFEDLSADEHAYIASPTGRRLLRNAAEQGGFVLEERAEGVLFVDPDAIATDNKFPDDAATAKVAALLMLDTMPGPTTVEQLARPAAEILERFPRWARTYRGDNGAQELASDAVATLVAFGLVRTTSAGLVIPRPAAWRYRVGEIRASVEGEEAQ, from the coding sequence GTGAGTGAGCTCGCTAATCAGCTGGTGATCGCCGAGCGAGAAGAGATCACCCGCGGCGTACGGCATCTGCTGGCCGACCCGCTCGTCACCGAACGCACCGCACCGGAGATCTTCGACATCATCCGCCGCCGGCGGGACCCGATCGTGAGATGGTTCGATTACTACTGCGGATGGGTGTTGACCGTCGAGCCGCGCCTGGGCTACGCACGCCTGGCGAAGGTGCGGCCGGTGCTCGATCCGACCCGCCCTGCGCGCCGAATTCGCTCCACCCGTGCAGAATTCGATCGCCGACGCTACGTGCTGCTCTGCGTGGTTGCCGCCGAACTTCTCGCGGCGCCGGTGACCACGATCGGGCTGCTCGCCGCCAAGATCCGCGCGGCCACCGCAGAAGATCCGATGCTGACGAACTTCGATAGCAGCAGCCGCTCCGAACGCATGGCCTTCGTGGACGTCGTGCGGCTCCTGGAGTCCTTCGGAGTGCTCGACGCCGTCGACGGCTTGGCCGAGGCATACGTCGAATCCGATACGGCCAAGGTGCTTTTCCGGGTCGACACGACCTTGCTGCTGCGCCTGCTGGCTACACCGGTGGGGCCATCCCAGCTCGGTGTACCCGCGGCGGAGGTGCCGCTGCGGTTCGACGGAGTGCTGAGCGAGCTCACGCGGGAGCGCCGGTACGGGCTGGCGAGTTCGTTGTCGGGCAAGCATGCCGACAGCAGCGCGGTGTCCGAAGTGCAACGGAATCTCTGGTTGCGGCACAGTGTCTTTCGGCGCCTGGTCGACGACCCGGTGGTGTATTTCGAGGATCTCAGCGCGGACGAACACGCCTATATCGCCTCGCCCACCGGCCGGCGACTGCTCCGCAACGCCGCGGAGCAAGGGGGGTTCGTGCTCGAGGAGCGGGCGGAGGGCGTGCTGTTCGTCGATCCGGACGCGATCGCGACCGACAACAAGTTCCCCGACGATGCGGCCACCGCCAAGGTGGCGGCACTGCTCATGCTGGACACGATGCCCGGGCCGACCACCGTCGAGCAACTGGCGCGGCCAGCCGCAGAAATCCTGGAACGCTTTCCACGCTGGGCGCGCACCTATCGCGGAGACAACGGCGCGCAGGAGTTGGCTTCGGACGCGGTGGCCACGCTGGTCGCGTTCGGACTGGTCCGCACGACATCGGCTGGACTGGTGATCCCGCGGCCGGCGGCGTGGCGGTATCGCGTCGGTGAAATCCGCGCGTCTGTCGAAGGCGAGGAAGCACAATGA
- a CDS encoding TIGR02677 family protein, whose protein sequence is MDPIRVPPEMFRFTSGDRAGLYVSILHAFGEANERLETALGIDEVRARLRTVGWLESVEDEELGKALDQLRSWNLVDVIQNHSENYRTATEYERRNLQYSLTRQGEAAFAGVLHAITVLASSGALQTAVLDAIGDKLGTLLQELESGTNRRIFTVLMELEGHLEALRTNTKQFNGELQRLMRAEGVDRGVFHEVKAATVAYLEEFLTNIELRGHVIAARVQAVEDHGVARLHQRALQGAELPKLTGVDPGLAWLGLRRARWDGLRAWFLPRDGTAPRIDQLRQVGRKAIVTLLQVLDRITESRRRSSSAVADFRELARWFSVLPEQRDLHRLWSTAFGLSSARHAHLAHPDPESVSWTARWGEAPAVEVSPLLRAAGRTARIGRTGAIPDVAAIKRERAARAAVERAELQAAWDMLDTAGAVRLSVFGDLDHGVFERLLELLGRALGNAPDSTGTRRGTTTDGRIEILLRPAASGICELKTPLGLFRGPDYIVEISAPGRSGV, encoded by the coding sequence ATGGATCCGATCCGCGTCCCGCCCGAGATGTTCCGCTTCACCAGCGGCGACCGGGCCGGTCTGTACGTGTCGATCCTGCACGCCTTCGGTGAGGCGAACGAACGATTGGAGACCGCGCTCGGCATCGACGAGGTGCGGGCTCGGCTGCGGACTGTCGGCTGGCTGGAGTCCGTCGAGGATGAGGAGCTGGGTAAGGCGCTGGACCAGTTGCGAAGCTGGAACCTGGTTGACGTCATCCAGAATCACTCTGAAAACTACCGCACCGCAACCGAATACGAACGTCGCAATCTGCAGTACTCGTTGACCAGGCAGGGCGAGGCCGCGTTTGCGGGTGTGCTGCATGCGATAACGGTGCTCGCGTCCTCCGGCGCGCTACAAACCGCCGTGCTCGACGCGATCGGAGACAAGCTCGGCACCCTGCTGCAGGAGTTGGAATCCGGTACGAATCGCCGCATATTCACCGTACTGATGGAGCTCGAAGGCCACCTGGAGGCGTTGCGTACCAACACCAAACAGTTCAACGGCGAACTGCAGCGGTTGATGCGGGCCGAGGGCGTCGATCGCGGGGTGTTCCATGAGGTCAAGGCAGCGACAGTGGCCTATCTCGAGGAATTCCTCACCAATATCGAACTTCGCGGGCATGTTATCGCCGCTCGGGTGCAAGCGGTCGAGGACCACGGTGTAGCCCGCCTGCACCAGCGTGCTCTGCAAGGCGCCGAGCTCCCGAAGTTGACCGGCGTGGATCCCGGCCTGGCGTGGTTGGGTCTTCGGCGGGCGCGCTGGGATGGGCTGCGGGCGTGGTTCCTTCCCCGGGACGGCACCGCCCCGCGCATCGACCAGCTGCGGCAGGTCGGGCGGAAGGCGATCGTCACCCTGCTACAGGTGCTTGATCGAATCACCGAGTCGCGCAGGCGTTCCAGTAGCGCGGTTGCCGACTTCCGGGAGCTGGCCCGCTGGTTTTCGGTGCTGCCGGAACAGCGCGATCTGCATCGGCTGTGGTCCACCGCCTTCGGCCTGAGTTCAGCGCGGCATGCGCATCTGGCCCATCCCGATCCGGAGTCGGTGAGCTGGACCGCCCGGTGGGGAGAAGCGCCCGCGGTGGAGGTTTCGCCGCTGCTGCGTGCCGCTGGACGCACCGCACGGATCGGCCGGACCGGCGCGATACCGGATGTCGCGGCAATCAAACGGGAGCGTGCGGCACGAGCGGCGGTCGAACGGGCCGAACTGCAGGCGGCCTGGGACATGCTGGACACTGCGGGCGCTGTGCGTCTTTCGGTCTTCGGCGATCTCGACCACGGCGTCTTCGAGCGGTTGCTGGAGTTGCTCGGTCGAGCACTGGGCAACGCGCCGGACTCGACCGGCACCCGGCGTGGGACCACCACCGACGGCCGGATCGAGATCCTGCTCCGCCCCGCCGCGAGCGGGATCTGCGAACTGAAGACGCCGCTCGGGCTGTTCCGCGGACCGGACTACATCGTGGAGATCAGCGCACCGGGTAGGAGTGGCGTGTGA